Within the Syngnathus scovelli strain Florida chromosome 6, RoL_Ssco_1.2, whole genome shotgun sequence genome, the region GGAAAAAGCTGGAACGGGAATTTCAACATTTAAAAGGTGAGCACAAAAAAATGGCCCGTGGTAGACATTATTGGTCAGGTTTTTGTTTTCGATGACCGTTCCAACAAAACCTTTACAATTGCAATACCGACCTCAGCAGTGACGTAATCGCCCAATACTGACCtcgtgtataaataaataaataaatatatatgtgtatatatatatatattttccctCTCTCCATTGTAGCCTTAAATAACTTCAATGACATCGTTTGACATGAGGAATGGGCGAATAAACCAGTACTCGGTGTCTCAAAAGCGCACACAATTGTATCCATGAAAGATTTCTCGACCCCTTGAAACCTGCAGTGACCGTGGAGCGGCACATCGTGTTGTTTGGATGCACGGATGTTTTTACCGGTGCATGTTGTCGCTTTTTCAACGGCTCACCTTTGTGCAGCAGCGAAAATGGACACATTAGCATTCATGTCTGAGTACAAAATTCTCATGTGCACTATTCACCTGCAGTTCCTGTTTGACCTTCACAATACTTTACTTTCATCTCATCAGAACGGGTTGCCTCTCCCATTTAGCATTTATTGCAAGTGCTATTTAAAAACACGCACTTTTTACACGGATGGAAATTCACCTTGATTAATTCAACTTTttagtaataaaaataaaataaagaactgTTGAATTCTCATCTATTTGTATCGTCATTGCTGGGTGATTTTTCTTGATTAACTTCAATTGAAATAGCTGTGGCGTTACATTTGAGTGTTAAGAAAACATTGTTACAACGCACTCCAATTATTTCACCGCCATCTCACGCTGTGTCTTTAAGATTGAAcgtatttcctcaaatagaCTCACTTAAAATAAACACCTTCCTCAAACGGGCAAATTGCTATTGTTTGAACACAGACAGTAAATATTTAACTACTCAGCCTGAATTCTGTTGCTAAcaaatgcagcagcagcaaatgctGACGTAAACCGTCGCTTAGATGGCTGCGTAAAATGTAAAATGCGTCCAGTGTTTAGTTTGTGTTGAGTGTTGTGTGTTGTTTAATTTTGCAAACAGCGTCCCCTTTTGGCTGTAAATCAATGTGCATCTTTTTCTCTTCAGATAACTTCCAGGATCAAATGAAAAGAGAACTGTCCTACAGAGAGGAGATGGTCCAACAACTGCACATCGTCAGaggtgagaaaaataaaataatcctgTACCAGGGGTCCTCCATTCACGACGATCCCATCTTACGAGGTTACGAACGGCGAGCAATGAACTGGTTCGGAACAACGTAGGCACAGAAAGCCAAGCTCCATTACCACCTTACTATTCTCCCTTTTTCTTTAgttttttatttctctttttgtATGTGGCTTTGAAGTGTTTATTATACAAGTATCTGCCATCGTTATAACTTGGAATACTGTTTTGTTGGTATTTAATGCTACGCTCTGACATACGTAGTACACATATGGAGGCAAGAACGGAATTCCGTCGTAAACCGAGGACCGCaagtgatttaatttttttgaaggCTACACACTGCTGCGTTAAAAAGAAGTAAAATTGTCTTGAAAAACCCACGAAGTTGGGTTCAATTGACCAAAAAGATTTTTTACACAAAACATCCAATTGTTTGGACCAAGCAAccccaaaattatttttttttatgttttgctgCAAAATAACCCAAAgtcgggtcaaattgacccacctTCGGCGGTCGGCACCGTATAATTTAGTTTATAGCCGAACTACCTatttgattaattaaaaaaaataaaataaaatcaggcATCGGGCCCGTTTGATTGTTGGCTGTCGTTCCTCTCAGAAGCTCACGACGCCTTGCACCATTTCTCGTGCAAGATGTTAACTCCTCGCCACTGCACGGGGTCGTGCACCTTCAAGTCTCCTCTGCTCCCACCGTGACGCACGTATGCAAACTCTGCGTGGAACTTCCACTCCGCGCTTCGAGGAATAGACTCGTCTGTTGTTGTGATAATTATTTGAAAAGAATGTGTACTGTCCAGCATTTATGTGACGCTCTCGTTTGATTCTAACGGAGACTATtgatatttattatttgtgGCAACGTGCAATGACAATGTAGCTCTGTATCTAAGTTGTAATAATGATCTTATTGCTAACTTCTTTGGTGGATTTGAAGAAAAACGTTCATTTGCCGTGTTCTTAATTCTTTCGGCTTAAGCCGGTGGCTGAATTCATTTTGAACATCATGCACTTTAAATGAGTGAAACCATGGCAACACTAATACAATTATTTGTTGCGGACGACGCGAATTTTGAAGTCTTGCAGACAAGTTAGGCCCACATCACTTTCTCTTGTAAAGCACATATTCTATTAAACTGTTCATGTGGTATTTATTTACATCCCTCGTGAATAaaccattttattaaaaaacttGTGGATTATTAAAATACTCGTCCTACACGTACACATCATGAAACATGTCTGAAGAATTTagtcaatccaattctctctctctctctctctctctctctctctctctctctctctctctctctctctctctctctcatgacGTACTTTTGACGTCAACGTTATTTTTTTGCGTACTGACATTTTTGCAGCTCCGTATCAATACGTCCTCATACGGCACTATGGCACACTAAGTTACAATTTCCCCCCTTTTTAACTTCATACAAACAATGGTCTACAATTGATTCCCATATGACTGCGTTCCGATTTATTTCATTCATTATCAGTCGTAAATCGATAAACCCACTATTAAATATTGTTTACACGCACAAAAAAACCTGAACAATTAAGTTGCACTATGGACATTGATCTGGTTGCATTTTAAAgtgctctacaaataaagtGGATTTTCGTTTTAGTAACATAACGGAATCGCTGTTTATTGTCCTAATCTACAAAATGCCAATGAAgtatgcttctttttttttttccagctcaaACCACCATGCACAGCGTAGCTCGTTTGAATGGAGCAACTCCGCCCCCTGTCGTCTGTTATGCAAAAGTGACCACATCCCCCGAGGACTGCTATTGCGCATGCGCATACAATGTCACAAGATGGCGGAGAGTACGGAACTGAAGGTAAAGCGAGTCCCTCCACTAGGTTGACAAATAGGCGCTTAGTATCGTCacgtttgaatttcaaataacgGAAACACAATCTCTCGACAATCAGGTAGTCAACACCGCTTTTATAACCCTCTGTGCTTCCACAAAAACGGGATTGACAACATACAAACTGTTAGCTGATTGGCTAACCTGCTAGCCTTAGCTTTGTTATTGTTGCAGACGATCCGTTAGTCAGCCTGTGCTGTGCTGCGCTGTTCTCGTACAGATTACACGCAGATCCCGCTTCGGTTATTAAAACAAGACTGCAATCATGCCAACGCCTTGAAAACAGACCCACGACAGCCAGATCCCATTGACATTGCCCAATGATAAGCAGCCAGAACGCTGTATCTTATAGAAACGGGCTCTGTCTATTCCCTGGAAAGCAGTTGCACTTCGTCGGGTTGTTCCTTTTTTAATTTGGGAGAATTCGTGACGACAAAGAGTTACCATCCAAAAGATATTAGTCAGCAGAAATATTTGTGGACTTTCAATTTTAAACGAAAAGCTTCATATTTTTTCATTTCCCCGCCAGCAGTCGGCTAGTTAGCATAGCTAGCCGTGTAATAAACATCGTGTCATTTGTAGCTGCATAGTCTTACTTTTTCACACTCATCCCTGTGTTTGAGCATCACCATTTGCCTAATTTGGAATATTGACAGCTCGCTTCCACGCACTGTTTTCAGAAGATGTGTTGTGACTACATATGACAACATTGGaaataagtcaaagtcaaagtcagctttattgtcaatttctccacatgccaaagacacacaaagaaaccgaaattcgtGATCGTTAAAATCCAAACAATCATTccttcaccatttttcttgacttTACCGAAGACATTTGGTTCATAAGTTAGCGCTCATGGATACACACAGATGTGTGGCGTAACATTTCTTGAAGTTAAGCACTTGCGATAAGCAGGCTAGGCCACCTGGGCAGACTTCGAAGCTAACCGTACTATACAATGACTTTTACTGTAAAGTTGTCAAACGTTAAGTACAGGTTGTCGTAGCATAGCCTGTGTTCTTATTTGCGGTGCGTTCTTTCCGGCAAGCGTAGCACAATAGGTTGCTTAACTTGACTTCTTTTCCTCCCAGCAAATGGTAATGAGCCTTCGAGTTTCTGAGCTGCAAGTGTTGTTGGGATTCGCCGGACGGAATAAGCACGGGCGCAAACACGAACTTTTGACCAAAGCTCTGCACTTAGTAAAGGCTGGTTGCAGCCCTGCCATGCAGATGAAGATTAAGGAGCTCTACAGACGAAGATTCCCAACCAAAATGGTTTCGCCGGTGGACCTGGCGCTGCCCGGCGTCCATTCCGCCTCGGGTCTTCCCGCGGGCCTCTTCGACAGCCACGGTTCCCCCTCGCCCCTGTTGCCTGTTTCACTGCTCGGGCCCAAGCACGAGCTGGGTCTGCCTCACCTGCCCTCTGCCCTGCACCCAGTTCACCCCGACGTCAAACTACAGAGATTGCCGTTCTACGACGTGCTCGACGAGCTCATCAAGCCCACCAGTCTGAGTGAGTTCACGACTTGTCGTGTTTTGCGCTGGGAGGTATCTGTAGCTTTCAAGCGCTTGTGGGTGACTACTGTCTGCTTGGTTTCCTGCAGCCTCCGACAACAGTCAGCGCTTCCAGGAAGCTTGTTATGCCTTCGCTTTAACGCCGCTACAAGTTCAACAGATCAGCAGCTCCATGTAAGCAACACAGCTTAGTCTTGTTATTTCTGTCAGTGAGCAACAAGATGCAGTCAGGATGGAATTAAAGGAAACTCTtaacattgatgtttttttaGGGACATATCGGGGAGCAAATGTGACTTTGCTGTTCAAGTCCAATTAAGGTAAAAAACAGCAGTTTGGTATCTTTTTGTTAATACACAATTACGGAAAGATTGATTGAATGCAGTCATGAGATGACTTATGTTTTACACAATCAACAGCATTGCTctgtagcttcttttttttctccccttaaGGTTTTGTCTATCAGAGACGAGTTGTCCCCAGGAAGATCATTTCCCTCCAAATCTATCTGTGAAGGTGAATGGCAAGCCCTGCAACCTCCCCGTGAGTTCACATTCTCTATCCGCAggctgtgttgtttttttccaagtgTTCGCCACCATGTCGGGCGtggaataataataagaagaaaaaatgtgATGTGCTTTTCTTGCTTGCAGGGCTATCTTCCTCCCACCAAAAACGGAGTTGAACCAAAAAGACCCAGTCGCCCCATAAACATAACGTCTCTCGTGCGGCTCTCCACTACGGTCCCCAACACAATTGTAGTTTCATGGACTTCAGAAATTGGGAGGGTAAGAATCGCCGGAAAGACTTAATTCAAACAGATGTTTTGAGGAGGAGTCGCCTCAGCATGACCCCTTTTTCATATCTCTTGTCAGAGTTTTTCCATGGCTGTTTATTTGGTAATGCAGCAGTCATCCGCCGTGTTGTTGCAAAGACTACGAGCCAGAGGAATCAGAAACCCAGACCACTCGAGAGCTCTGAGTAAGTTTAtttacttgagaaaaaaaaaaaaggaatgaatTCACATCTGCCAGTCTGGATCTCTATTTCTTCTAAATTGATTCCTGAAATGCATTTGACAGCATATCAACTATTTTATGACAAAAATAAAGTAACAGTTTCCAAAATTTCTATTTAGCACCGGCTTTCAATAATATGACATTTAACCTGTACAAGTTAACAAAAtataataaacattttaaaaggGAAAGTCAAAATCCACAACTGAATCAAGGTAAGTGTGTGCACCCTCTTAGAACTGGGATGCCACATGACACCTATAGGAGGGTGTgcgcacttgtgcaaccaccttCTTTCAATGAGGCTTCAGATGCTCTGAATTGATGcatcagtttagcagcctccttcAGCTCTGTAGACTTTTGTGACGAGTGTTGAGCAGACCATTGCTCATTCCGCTGCTTTTCTTATTTCTTTGCAGTCAAAGAGAAATTGACGGCGGACCCGGAAAGCGAGATTGCCACCACCAGTCTACGAGTGTCTCTTCTCTGTCCCGTATGTTTGACCACTGACAATACACATGATCAATGAGACTTCTCATCCTGATTTCTTCTTTGTATTCTTTGTTTTGCAGCTGGGAAAGATGAGGCTGACGATCGCGTGCCGAGCGTTGACGTGTTCCCACCTCCAGTGCTTTGATGCTACGCTTTATATCCAAATGAATGAGAAGAAGCCCACGTGGGTGTGTCCAGTGTGTGATAAGAAAGCACCATATGAGCATCTCATTATTGATGGGTGAGCACCTTCTTCACACTCTTTGATTGTTTAGCTAGTGCAAAAGGGAAAGTAAAAAGTGTTTATTGGAGGGGCGGGGGTTGTTTGAGCAGGTGTCACCAGGAAAAGGCTTTTGTTTTCAGCCATGCTGCTGTTTTTGCAGGTTGTTCATGGAAATCCTCAACAGCTGTTCTGACTGTGACGAGATTCAGTTCAAAGAGGATGGAAGTTGGGCGCCCATGAGGTCAAAAAAAGATGTGCAGGAGGTGTCTGCCTCCTACTTCGGAGTAGACAACGGTGCGTACAGACGACTTGGATCCAGTCTTGACTAAACTGAAGGAACCCGGTTAGGAATGACTCCGCCGTGTGTGCAGATGTGCCTCAAACAGAAAGCCATGCGCAGAAACGGGCGCCAGCCAACGACAACAGTAAGAAGGTCGACGTGATCGACCTGACACTGGACAGCTCGTCGGAAGACGAGCTGGATGACGAGCCGCCTCCCAAAAGGGCCTGTCCGTCGCTGTCGCCCATCTCTCCACCTCCAACAAAAGGGTGGGTGGACAACCCCCACTAAAAGCATTCCTCAAATGTCTTGCTCCGAGTCAATGATGTGACACGAGGTTGTTTGTTCCCCGCAGAGTGCTGAACCTTCACAaccagacgtcaccggtgacaaGAGCTCCCAGCATGCCCCCAATGGAGACCAGCTAcattcctccacctccgccactcATTCAGGACTACCGCCACTTCTATCACTCAGCGAGTGATCTGCCAGGTAATTCCGAGAACCCTGGATTTTTTGGGTTATCAAGTACACGACCGCCTCTCGGCTCACGCGTAGCCAGCCTGATGGTCTTTAATGCATTCCTTCTTTATTTTCAGATCTAAATTTCTTCTCCTTCCTCCAAGGCGACAATCAGGTACGTGAGCGGCATGTGGAGCTCATGTCACTGGCCCCACTTAACCCACGGTTCCCCTCTGCTCTTTCAGCATTACAACATggtgatggcggcggcggcggccgcctcGGCTTCGGAGGACCCGGACCTGCTCCTGAACCGCTACCTGCCCTACGGCTCGTCGCCCATGCTGCGGGAGCCGCCGGGCACCCCGGGCAGCAGCGCGCTGGCGGCCACCAACGGAGGCAGCAACAGCGGCAGCACTAGCAGTTTGGTGTCTTCCGGCAGTCTGCGGGACAAAGAGCGAGACCGCGACAGGGACAACCACACCATCTCGGGACTGTCGAGGACCTCGGtggaagcggcggcggcggccatttACGGCTCCATATCTGACGTTATCTCTCTGGACTAGCTCGCTCCTCACAAAACTGATGCACAAGGGAGACACTGAGACAAGGAGGTCTTTGTAAATACGGAGGAGAGAGCTGAACGAATACAGTACTATGTACAGAGAGGAAAATCTATTTTCAATTTACTTATCGTGTATATAAACTTAGGACACGAcacgtcctgtcctgtcctgtgggTGGCTTCAGTTCAATATTTTCTGTGAAGACTGAAGACTTTTTCACACCTCTTCATGTGGTCCTTTTATTATATTGTACCTTTTGTACTTGCTTTTTACAGTTTTGTTTTCGATATTCCATGTCAATGGCATTAGTTTATTATATTATGTGCACAGAACCCTCATGAGGTGAGACCTTATAGAACATGGTATTTCgcatcaaaaacaaaatgggCATTGTCACGGGTGTTCACGAGGCAAGTCACGGCAAAACGAGGAAAAAGGCTCACTTTTTTCTAAATGgcacaaaaaaagaagaagaagaagagatgtTGACAACAGAGAGTTTTGCCATCACTGTAGACATTCATGTTGCGGTCACATTATTTTAAGGACTTATTTATAATGTAAGTTATGTTGGATGTATCCTGTTGTTTCTTTTTGAAGCATTCCCCCTCGTCTCAAACTGTTGCCACTAGAAATACAAAGCAGGTCCTTCTCTCTTCGCTTTTCTCTTGCTTGCTATTTTGAGTCGGATCAAGCAGATTCTTATCCAGCATAAATTGAAGCTAAGTATATGTAATCAGCATTGTAGGGAAATTCTTCCTCAGcgtgtgaatgaatgaatggcttTGATCCAGTAGGCGGCACCGTGCTAATCAGATAGAAAAGAGAATTGACATTTTCTCTCGCTCGCGATTGGTCTTTGTTCATTTCGCATTAGAACAATGTCAGCAAAGTGAAAAACTCGCGATTTACTCGCACCCCTTTTTTGGGAGCACTTGCTTTCTCCTTTCAGACTCAGCACAGAAGTGAAGCATTGACTAGTAGCAAATATTTTGAGAGCAGTTTGTGTCTGAAAATGGGAAAAGCTCACCTGTTGAATGGCTGCTCCTCTGCTTTGAGAGGCCATAACTTATttggggtttgtttgtttgtgtgtgtgtgtttgtttttttggccaatTTACAAAACATTTGGGACATCTGCATCCTCACAACCCATCTTACTCCAACTACGTGAACTGCCTTCTTTTTCTCATCTTATTCTTACAATTACTATTATTTATTATCATATACTATATTTTCAGCAATTGTTTGATTTATGGCTATGCATTGCTGTCATTGTATGTGATATTTCTTTTGTAATGAAATAAGTAAGGCTATTTAAAAATGAcattgttgcttgacatgcattgTAACATTTTCCGTTTCCCTATCAGATGATGTCAATAACTCAATAGAGGCTTTGAGCATTTTGAACCGCTAAGAGGTCTACTGTGCTGTTTGATATTTATAAGAATTAAACAGAAAAATGTGTCACTGTGGTTAATCGATGATTATAAAGAAGTTTTAGTTCAAGCTGCGACTAGTAGGTAATTGGTCATTCTGCTGGTTTGACAAAAATATTTcccaaacattaaaccaaatacTTCATCGTGCCGTTCATACAACAAATAAGTAAATTGATACTCTTTCTCGTTTCTTTTAACGACAAAATGTCtaaagtaatgttttttttttaaaaataattatatttacCAAATGCAAATTACAAGAACAGAAATCACGTTTTGCATTTCTAGAAAACGCTAACgcggattaaaaaaataaaaataatacatacatTCCAAATGCATGGAGTCCTTCCTATAAacttatatttttgtatttgga harbors:
- the pias1b gene encoding E3 SUMO-protein ligase PIAS1 produces the protein MRIQCHKMAESTELKQMVMSLRVSELQVLLGFAGRNKHGRKHELLTKALHLVKAGCSPAMQMKIKELYRRRFPTKMVSPVDLALPGVHSASGLPAGLFDSHGSPSPLLPVSLLGPKHELGLPHLPSALHPVHPDVKLQRLPFYDVLDELIKPTSLTSDNSQRFQEACYAFALTPLQVQQISSSMDISGSKCDFAVQVQLRFCLSETSCPQEDHFPPNLSVKVNGKPCNLPGYLPPTKNGVEPKRPSRPINITSLVRLSTTVPNTIVVSWTSEIGRSFSMAVYLVMQQSSAVLLQRLRARGIRNPDHSRALIKEKLTADPESEIATTSLRVSLLCPLGKMRLTIACRALTCSHLQCFDATLYIQMNEKKPTWVCPVCDKKAPYEHLIIDGLFMEILNSCSDCDEIQFKEDGSWAPMRSKKDVQEVSASYFGVDNDVPQTESHAQKRAPANDNSKKVDVIDLTLDSSSEDELDDEPPPKRACPSLSPISPPPTKGVLNLHNQTSPVTRAPSMPPMETSYIPPPPPLIQDYRHFYHSASDLPDLNFFSFLQGDNQHYNMVMAAAAAASASEDPDLLLNRYLPYGSSPMLREPPGTPGSSALAATNGGSNSGSTSSLVSSGSLRDKERDRDRDNHTISGLSRTSVEAAAAAIYGSISDVISLD